GTTTACCTTTTGCGGTTCTGCCTGATAATCCTCCTTTAATCAGGTTTTCTTGTAGACGTTGGTACACTGTCCAGAGGTCTTCTTTTTTATCTTCAAAGCGTCGAGGCTGAAGAACTTGCTCCCGTGTCACTGGCTGATGCTCTTCACCAAAGCGATAGGTCAAAGCCGCTTCAGCAAAGGCTTGCTGGGCTGGTGGAGGTAACAATAACGACTGCATACTTTCGCGTTTTTCAGCCACTTGCTCAAACGTATCGAGTACCTCATACGCCCCTTCAATCACTTTACCCACCACATCCCCTTTATGGGGTACACGCACTTCACCCAATACATCACCGCACACCAAACCGTTAGAGCACACGGCTCTAAAGAGTCCCGGTAACATTTGATAGCTACTTGAGCCATCATGGCTATTGAGCAAAATAATTTCAGGGACTTGTATTCCCGTAATTTGGTCATGGCGTCGAAGCCTTAACATATGCTTGGTGTGCTCTCGACGACTGATATCCCGTACACGGGTCTGGCAAGCAAAGAACGGATAAAAGCCTTCTTTTTGCAGGCTATCGAGTAAGGTAATGGTGGGAATATAAGTATATCGTTCACTGCGTGAATCGTGTTTTTCTTCAGAAAACACACTCGGTACAGTACGGAATAACTCTTCGATGGTGAGTGGACGGTCACGGCGAATACTGTTGGCAGAGCCAAAACGCGAAGCTAATAAACTCATGATAGACTCCTAATTAATCAATTAAATGGAAAATGGCAGCGGATTCAGAATGTTGTAGGGCATAGTCACGCAGTTGATAAAAGCGGTCACACATCAATTCACTTTTGGTTTGAAATGACCAGATGCTGTATAAAATCAGGCACACGACAATACCTGCGGCTTCACAACTGACCTGCGCTTCATTGCCGTTATGCATGTTGAATAAGGTCAGTGCCTCTTCTGATATATCCGGATAAATAAACGCCCCACCATTGGAGAGGGTGCAATATTCCCAATAGCCGCCGTTATAGGCCTCACAAAACTGCCCCATCGTAGTGAAGGTCACTATCTCAAAAGTAGCCCAGCCTTTGACTGCACCAAAATGGTTGAACAAAAAATCAAGGCGTTGTTCATCAGGGACTAATTTCATTGTGATAGCAGATTCAGTTGTGTTACTCATAAGTTGATACTCCAATAAAAAGAAATAAAAAAGCGCCAATCCCGTTAAGTAGTGGCGCTTGATGTCATCAATGTTGTGTTAATTTAAGAAGTTAAAAGAACAGGCTCCACAGGGATTTAGCGACGGAGACGATGCTGTTTTTGACAGTGCTGATCGTATGTTTTATCAATGTGGGTAATGGAATAATATCGATTATGGTATCGACGATATCACTGACACATTGCCCAAAATCGTTACGTGCTGAATTTTCCACGGAATGAGTCCGGTAAGTGCTGTTCAGTTGCCTAGTGACACCGCTACTGGCTTTAGCCGGTAACGCCTGTATTAATTGCTCTGCTAATTCAGTGAGTTGATAGTTTTCGACCGCAGAAACTGTCATCACAGGATGATGCGGCTTAAATGCGGTTATCACGGCTTGTTGCTTCAATTCTAAGCTAGCCGCTTGCTCAGGGGATGGCTGGTGGCTCAGTTCATTCCACTGGCGGCAGGGTTCTATTTTGTCGGCTTGGTTCAACACAAAAAGAAAGCGGTTTGGTTGATAACCACATTGCTCAGTGAAAAAGCGATAGCACTGTTCATCGGAAGACCATGCACGATCATCCGCTTTCAATACCCAAATGATTAAATCCAGTTCTGGTAATAGATTACGATATAGTGGGTGGTACTCTTTATCTCGTTCGATACTTTCCCCCACGCCGGGTAAATCTATAAAGGCGAGCGTATGGTTGTTCATCGACATACTGAAGCGCTGAGCTTGCCGTGTACAGCCAGAGACATTACTGACGGGCGATAGGACAGATTGGAATAGGGCGTTGATTAAGCTGGATTTTCCAGCCCCTGTTTTACCCATCAGGCCGATGGTAGGAGAGTAGTTGATAAGGTGATTGAGTTGGTTGAAAAACAGATTTTTAAATGAAGCAGGAAAGGCAGAAATAACCCTTCCTAATTCAGGATATTCGTTCATATTGCTTCCTTGAAAATAAATTCATCATCATTCAAGGTAATAATATATATCTGTAGTTTTTTTAATTTGCCTTTTTAGCTGTCAATATTAGCTTTTTTAATGGTTCCTCTGGTAAGTCAATTTGATCAATCATAGCTTCAATAATTTCATTAATATTTTTATTATGAAGCTTTGCTATTTTTTTTAATTTTAACTTTGATTCTTTAGATATATAGGTATTCAATACCTCTTTACCTTTAACGCCATCACGGAATTTCTTTTGACTCCATGCTTTTCTTGTTCTGGAAAGAAAATAATCCACGTGTTTAGGATTTGAAGTGATTGCCCAGTAATCAAAGCAAGAGTTAATTACCTTCCATTTTTCATTCCTTATCAAAAGAGCTATATCGCGAGAAACCTCCACATCTTCTTTCACCATTCTCTTAATCAACCAATTTAATGAATCATCGGTTTTATTAATAAATGAAAATACATCTTTATATTTATCAACATATGACATACTTTTATTTAAAAAATCCAAAAACAAAAATTCAAAATTGCTTTTACTCACCATAATACAAATATAGTCAATAAAACAAATTACATATTTCAATAAAGAATCGCTCCCTATCATCTCATCAAGGTCAAATGGAGAATAACTACTCATTGTCATTATTTGGTGATTACTTTCATTCTCTTTTAGTTTTTTATTATAAAATATCATTAAATAGTTCATTACTATAAGTAAAATTCGCTCACTCTTTAAAGATTTTATTTTTCCAATTTCAATTAAATTTTCTTTATAACAAGCCAAACAATTTTCAAAATTTAAAAAAGTATTTCTTTCTGACATATACAATTTTATTTCATCTAACAGATCACGATTAGACTTTCCTTTTCTATTATCAGTGAAATGACCAATATTAAAGTTTTGATCTATTACAATTTTATTTTTTAACAAATAAAACTCTATTGCATATATCTGCCTGTAACCTAAGTAATCATCGTCAATTTTTATCATGAAATTTTATCCTTACCTAGCAATTAACGTAGTATTTTACGTAGCATTTATAGTTACCTTGTATCATGTGAGAAACAGGATTTACGTGCTAAATATCACTATAATAGTAAAATTATAGTTAGAATGAAGGATAATCTTTAGATAAATTAATATCAGAGTTGATCTACTTGAAAAAGCATCAGTTCACCTTTGTTCAAAAGCGCTCTATCGCGGTCATCGGTGATGAGATAGAGAAGAGCCAAGCCGTGTTGGTATAGTATTATCTTAATAAAGAAAACCTATCCCATAACTACACCTAGAACATTAATCATTACCCTGTCACTGACTCACTAATTCATATGCTCATCATTTTTCTAAAGTGATGAATTCTTATTTTTAACAACATCCATTCTAGATATGAAAATAAAACCAACCAAAGGTATCAATCATGTCTAGAAACACCTACAACGAGCATTACATTCAAAAGATAAACCACACCATCCGTAAATCACTCTTAACCTATAATCGAGTTACTGCTATTCGAGTGGACTTGCGCTTTCCTTCATCGGATATACTTCACTTAAGTGACTCCAATGCCATCACCCGATTTTTTGAATCGTTAAAAGCAAAAATAAATGCTGACCTAAAACGTAAAAATAAAATATGGAAGCGTAACCATTCATGCCCTTTGTTTTATGTATGGGTCAGAGAGTTTGGTGAGATAAAAAACAAAAAACACTACCATGTACTTTTGCTATTAAATAAAGATGTTTATTGGAACCTAGGTGATTTTATTAAAACCAAAGGGACGCTCTATGCATTAGTACAACAAGCATGGTGTAGTGCTATTGGTGTAAACCATCCTGATAAGCGTTATTTAGTTCATATCCCGGAGAACGCCGTTACTTGGCTAGATAATAATGAAACCCACAATGAAAGTACGATATTCAAATTAAACCAGCGTTGTCGTTACTTAGCCAAAGAGCATACAAAATATTATGGTGATGGCGAGCGTTCTTTTGGGTGCAGCCGTTAATCTACCAATAAAAAACATGAGGGGGATATCTTTTGGAAGAGAGATATCCCTAAATATTCATCGATATCCCTTCTGCCTTTTAACTTTAAAGACAGGAGTTCAATAATGAGCACTCAAGCGATTCCCTTATTAGATGACCAATTCGTTGATATGAAATTTATAACCCGCTTAACCGGACTAACAGATAAATGGTTTTATAAATTGATCCAAGATGGGGAGTTTCCAAAGCCGATAAAACTGGGGCGTAGTTCTCGTTGGTTAAAGAGCGAAGTTGAAAATTGGTTACAAGCACGTATTGCCGAATCCAGAGTCTAACCATCACATCACTCCCCTATTCTGCGTTAGTAACACCAACATTTAAGTCACACTGAAAACTCAACAATGAGAAAGTATCATGCTCTTTATGAGACATTGCTACGCCTTTACCAACTCTGACTGAATGGACTTACCAAACTTACTGTCGCTCACGGAATGCTTCATCCCTATATCAAGAATAGTTACCAGCTGGTGGAGAGGATCATTGGCAAGCAGATGGAGAACCAGGGACTGGAGATAATAATGAATGATTATGTATTATTCACAACAACATATTTTATTTAGTTAACAGCATAAACACATACAGAGTGTTGAAGTTGCCAACAACACTCAATCCCATTCACTTTCTTAGGGTTTGTACTTAACTGGCCTCTTCATTTGCATTTTTACATCGTGTACTACCAATCACTATTTGACCATCTTCCTTGATAAATTCACTTTGTTGCTGATTAGGCAATATATCTAATACGACCTCTGATGGCCGACACAACTTTACGCCTAGCGGCGTGACAACAATCGGCCTATTGATCAGTATTGGGTACTGCAACATAAAATCGATCAATTGCTCATCGGAATAAAGGTTATTTTCTAAATTTAATTGCTCATAGGGCTCAACATTTTTGCGGAGTAATTCGCTGACTGTGATTTTCATATCGGCGATAAGTTGCACTAGCACATCCTTAGTCGGAGGTGTTTCTAGGTAATAAATAATCGTTGGCTCAACACCACTATTGCGGATCATGGCAAGGGTATTACGCGAAGTGCCACAATTGGGGTTATGGTAGATAGTGATCTCATTCATGGGGTTACCTTTAATTTAACAGTGAAAGTCGAAGTACTAAAGCAACGAGTGTGACAATGAGCACAGGGATAGTCATGATAATCCCGGTTTTGAAATAATATCCCCATGTAATGGTCATGTTTTTTTGCGATAAAACATGCAGCCACAACAATGTCGCCAAGCTACCTATTGGTGTGATTTTTGGACCTAAATCGGCACCAATCACATTGGCATACACCATCGCTTGCTGAATTAACTCTGTCGCTTCACTTCCTTCAATGGATAAAGCACCAATTAATACCGTTGGCATATTGTTCATAATTGATGATAAAAATGCGGTAATAAACCCAGTACCCAGAGTTGCTACCCATAACCCTTTATTGGCAAGGTAATTGAGCGTTTCAGAAAGATAATCGGTTAACCCTGCATTTCTTAAACCATAAACCACCAAGTACATACCTAAAGAGAAAATGACGATTTGCCACGGTGCACCACGTAACACTTTTTGGGTATTAATCGTATGGCCTCTGGCTGCTATCACCCAAAGAGTTAAAGCGCCAATTGCTGCAATAGCGCTAACAGGAATACCTAATGGTTCTAAGACAAAAAAACCGATGAGCAACAACACCAATACCAGCCAACCTGCTCTAAACGTTGTCATATCCTTAATGGCTAAAGTCGGTTCACTCAGTTTGGTAACATCATATTGTTTAGGAATATCTTTGCGGAAAAACCAATGCAGCATCACGAGTGTTGCAATAATTGCAGCGATATCCACAGGCACCATAATCGATGCATATTCAGTAAATCCAATATTAAAGAAGTCCGCAGAAACGATATTCACGAGGTTCGAAACAATCAGCGGTAAGCTCGCTGTATCTGCAATAAAACCCGCTGCCATGACAAATGCTAATGTCGTGCCTTTGTTGAAACCAAGTGCCAATAACATCGCAATCACAATCGGCGTTAATATCAATGCTGCGCCATCATTGGCAAACAAGGCCGCAACCGTTGCACCAAGTAACACGATATAACTGAATAACAGTTTTCCTTTACCCCCACCCCATTTGGCAACATGTAATGCAGCCCATTCAAAGAAACCACTTTCATCTAAAAGTAGGCTAATGATAATTACGGCAACAAATGTCGCCGTGGCATTCCAAACAATGTTCCAAACAATCGGAATATCTTGAAAACTGATCACACCAAAGATCAGTGCCAATACAGCCCCTACTGTGGCACTCCAGCCAATACCCAGTCCTTTGGGTTGCCAAATAACAAAGGTGATCGTTAAAATAAAAATCAATGCGGCAATAAACATAACAACCTCATTTAAAAGGTGCTTTTCCGCACCTTTTATTTTTAGAAAATAAAACTTACTCTGCAAGCTGACTTAATGCAGATATCCCCACAGGCTCTGTTTCAAGCAAAGGAACAATAGCAACACGTTTTGCCAATGTTGATGTCACTTTTTTAATCTGAGCGACTTCCTGTTCAGCTCTTGAAAGTAACAATGGTGATGTTGTTTCTGTGATAGATAGACTGTTATTGATTACCCACGCCCACGGATGTATATCTGCCCGTATTAAATCATTTTGCAAGTTCTCCGCCTCAAGCACAGGCGTAGTTTCAGCGAGTGTCGTAATAATAACTTTGGTGCGTTCAGGATCTTGTAATTGCATCATCGGCGTTAAATAATGACCTTTCTCGCCCATTTTTTTAGCAATTTCTTTATGGTATGCCCCTGTTGCATCCAGAAGTAATAATGTATGCCCAGTCGGCGCAGTATCCATGACGACAAAACGTTTACCCGCATCTCTAATGATGCGAGAAAAAGCCTGAAATACCGCAATTTCTTCTGTGCATGGAGAGCGTAAATCTTCCTCAAGTAATGCACGCCCCTCTTCATCTAAACCTTTCCCTTTTGTTTCTAAGACATAATGACGATAACGCTCAGTTTCAGCGATAGGATCAATTCGGCTAACTTGAAGGTTGGGTAAAACACCATCGAGGGTTGATTCAATATGCGCGGCTGGATCAGATGTGGTCAGATGTACATCAAGCCCTTTTTCTGCCAATTTAACTGCGATTGATGCCGCAATCGTTGTTTTCCCTACACCACCTTTGCCCATTAACATAATTAGCCCATGCTGTTGCTGAGATATTTCGCCAACCAGTTCTGACAAGGTAGGTAAAGAAATAGGTTGTTTTGTCGGGGTAATAGTTGGAATTTGTGGCATGTCATTAGATAACAACTGCTTCAGTGCATCGACACCCACCATATTGATCTTTTGTAAATAAAGAATATCGACAGGTAACGAGCGTAGTGCTTCAGGCATAGACTCTAATGCCGCTTGTTCACGAGAGTAGAGCGCATGGGATAACTTATCATTTTCAGTCACCGCCGTTTCAGGGAAAACACCATTGACAATCAATTGCTGATTTTTGATACCCAGAGATGACAACTCGCTATAGGTTCTTGAGACTTCCCTCAATGCGGCAAACTGAGGTCGTGCAACCAAGACTAGCCTTGTTAGTGATTTATCACTCAACGCTTTCACCGCCATGCTGTACTGCTCACGTTGTTTATCAAGGCCAGACATTGGCCCTAGACATGACGCACCATCAGGATTGTCACTAATAAAATCACTCCACGCACTCGGGAGTTGTAATAAACGGATGGTATGCCCCGTTGGTGCGGTATCAAAAATGATATGGTCAAATTGCTCTGTAATTTCGGTATTGGTTAACAACCCAGTAAATTCATCGAAAGCTGCAATCTCTGTTGTACAGGCACCTGATAGTTGTTCCGTAATACTTTGAATTACCGCTTCAGGTAAACTTTCTTTGATTGGATTAATAATTTTGTTTCGATATTCTTCGGCTGCGGCTTGAGGGTCTATTTCAATTGCAAATAGATTTGGAACCAATGTTATTGGCTTAATCTGATTTCCTATTGATTGAGAAAATACCTGTCCGACGTTAGATGCAGGATCTGTACTCACTAGCAGGACTTTTTTTCCATCCTCTGCCAGCTTGATTGCTGTCGCACAGGAAATTGAGGTTTTACCCACACCACCTTTTCCAGTAAAAAATAAATAATTAGGTGTGTTATCTAAAAATTTCATTTTATTGCTCCTGTTAACAACACGTTTTGTCATTACCGCAACACGATTTAACTATTTCGGCTTTTTCAATATTCAGGCGAATACCAAACCATCTGGCTAACTCATGTCGTTTTGGGTATCGACCAGTCAGCACAATCTCACCATCCAGAATCAATAGTGGAAGTGACTCGGCACCTGCGGTTTCCAAAAATATTTTTGCTTTTGTATTGTTAACGAACTCCATAGGCTCTTGCGCTAAATTAAAACGCCTTATACTTGCCCCTTGTTTTTTTAACCAATCCACATCTGTTGCGAAGTCTACCAATGCTTGATCGACTTCGGTTCCACAAACACCAGTGCTACAACATAACGCTGGGTCAAAGACTTCTAGTTTTTTCATACCTCAACCTTACATATGTTTTTTCATATATGTTAATTTAAAAAATTTTATGCGGAACAACTACTCGCAGACTCTTTTGTCTCTAGACTCTTAAGCAAATCTGCAACTCTATTTTTCTCTGTGACATAGGTGACATCAATGATACTTTTCACCCACGGTAGTAATGCCGGAGATAATCGATAATGAACCCATTTACCCTGTTTTGAATCGAGCAAAAGACCTGATTCTCTTAGCATTGCTAGGTGTCGAGAAGTCTTTGGTTGCGATAAATTCAAGGCCGTATAGATATCACAGACACATAGCTCACCAGATGCTTTCAAAAGCAACACGATATCGAGCCTTGTTTGATCACCTAAAATTTTAAACAGCTGTAATGGTTCCATGTGTACCTCTTCAGTCTTTTCTTTAAGTTATACCCAAAAAACACATACGTCAAATCGAATATGTTTTTTAATTTGAACAATTAATTCCTTTTTGTACTAGTCAATAGAGAAGATAAGAATCAATGATGATAACTACTAACTCCCATCACAACGTGATACCCAATAATAGATACTGTATGTAATACCACTTGCATAATTTTCATTCAGTCATCAATATTGTTAATATTTATAAGCTTTTCGTTTCGATAAAAACAAGGATGTACACATGCATGAAGGAAAAACATCCCAATCAAAATCAAGTGCCGCAGGCCAATATTTAGGGTTTGCTCTCCAGCCAGTTCGGTTATGCTACTACTTACTGAGTGCTCCTGATGATGCACGTGTTTCACTCGAATACTACGATGATGTAGCAGTACACTATGCAAACAATGACGTACTACTA
This portion of the Proteus vulgaris genome encodes:
- a CDS encoding DUF932 domain-containing protein translates to MSLLASRFGSANSIRRDRPLTIEELFRTVPSVFSEEKHDSRSERYTYIPTITLLDSLQKEGFYPFFACQTRVRDISRREHTKHMLRLRRHDQITGIQVPEIILLNSHDGSSSYQMLPGLFRAVCSNGLVCGDVLGEVRVPHKGDVVGKVIEGAYEVLDTFEQVAEKRESMQSLLLPPPAQQAFAEAALTYRFGEEHQPVTREQVLQPRRFEDKKEDLWTVYQRLQENLIKGGLSGRTAKGKRARTRSVNGIDGDIKLNKALWVMADTLFNQLAHRQPN
- a CDS encoding antirestriction protein yields the protein MSNTTESAITMKLVPDEQRLDFLFNHFGAVKGWATFEIVTFTTMGQFCEAYNGGYWEYCTLSNGGAFIYPDISEEALTLFNMHNGNEAQVSCEAAGIVVCLILYSIWSFQTKSELMCDRFYQLRDYALQHSESAAIFHLID
- a CDS encoding GTPase family protein, which translates into the protein MNEYPELGRVISAFPASFKNLFFNQLNHLINYSPTIGLMGKTGAGKSSLINALFQSVLSPVSNVSGCTRQAQRFSMSMNNHTLAFIDLPGVGESIERDKEYHPLYRNLLPELDLIIWVLKADDRAWSSDEQCYRFFTEQCGYQPNRFLFVLNQADKIEPCRQWNELSHQPSPEQAASLELKQQAVITAFKPHHPVMTVSAVENYQLTELAEQLIQALPAKASSGVTRQLNSTYRTHSVENSARNDFGQCVSDIVDTIIDIIPLPTLIKHTISTVKNSIVSVAKSLWSLFF
- a CDS encoding inovirus Gp2 family protein — protein: MSRNTYNEHYIQKINHTIRKSLLTYNRVTAIRVDLRFPSSDILHLSDSNAITRFFESLKAKINADLKRKNKIWKRNHSCPLFYVWVREFGEIKNKKHYHVLLLLNKDVYWNLGDFIKTKGTLYALVQQAWCSAIGVNHPDKRYLVHIPENAVTWLDNNETHNESTIFKLNQRCRYLAKEHTKYYGDGERSFGCSR
- a CDS encoding helix-turn-helix transcriptional regulator: MSTQAIPLLDDQFVDMKFITRLTGLTDKWFYKLIQDGEFPKPIKLGRSSRWLKSEVENWLQARIAESRV
- the arsC gene encoding glutaredoxin-dependent arsenate reductase, with product MNEITIYHNPNCGTSRNTLAMIRNSGVEPTIIYYLETPPTKDVLVQLIADMKITVSELLRKNVEPYEQLNLENNLYSDEQLIDFMLQYPILINRPIVVTPLGVKLCRPSEVVLDILPNQQQSEFIKEDGQIVIGSTRCKNANEEAS
- a CDS encoding arsenic transporter, with the translated sequence MFIAALIFILTITFVIWQPKGLGIGWSATVGAVLALIFGVISFQDIPIVWNIVWNATATFVAVIIISLLLDESGFFEWAALHVAKWGGGKGKLLFSYIVLLGATVAALFANDGAALILTPIVIAMLLALGFNKGTTLAFVMAAGFIADTASLPLIVSNLVNIVSADFFNIGFTEYASIMVPVDIAAIIATLVMLHWFFRKDIPKQYDVTKLSEPTLAIKDMTTFRAGWLVLVLLLIGFFVLEPLGIPVSAIAAIGALTLWVIAARGHTINTQKVLRGAPWQIVIFSLGMYLVVYGLRNAGLTDYLSETLNYLANKGLWVATLGTGFITAFLSSIMNNMPTVLIGALSIEGSEATELIQQAMVYANVIGADLGPKITPIGSLATLLWLHVLSQKNMTITWGYYFKTGIIMTIPVLIVTLVALVLRLSLLN
- the arsA gene encoding arsenical pump-driving ATPase, which encodes MKFLDNTPNYLFFTGKGGVGKTSISCATAIKLAEDGKKVLLVSTDPASNVGQVFSQSIGNQIKPITLVPNLFAIEIDPQAAAEEYRNKIINPIKESLPEAVIQSITEQLSGACTTEIAAFDEFTGLLTNTEITEQFDHIIFDTAPTGHTIRLLQLPSAWSDFISDNPDGASCLGPMSGLDKQREQYSMAVKALSDKSLTRLVLVARPQFAALREVSRTYSELSSLGIKNQQLIVNGVFPETAVTENDKLSHALYSREQAALESMPEALRSLPVDILYLQKINMVGVDALKQLLSNDMPQIPTITPTKQPISLPTLSELVGEISQQQHGLIMLMGKGGVGKTTIAASIAVKLAEKGLDVHLTTSDPAAHIESTLDGVLPNLQVSRIDPIAETERYRHYVLETKGKGLDEEGRALLEEDLRSPCTEEIAVFQAFSRIIRDAGKRFVVMDTAPTGHTLLLLDATGAYHKEIAKKMGEKGHYLTPMMQLQDPERTKVIITTLAETTPVLEAENLQNDLIRADIHPWAWVINNSLSITETTSPLLLSRAEQEVAQIKKVTSTLAKRVAIVPLLETEPVGISALSQLAE
- the arsD gene encoding arsenite efflux transporter metallochaperone ArsD, with translation MKKLEVFDPALCCSTGVCGTEVDQALVDFATDVDWLKKQGASIRRFNLAQEPMEFVNNTKAKIFLETAGAESLPLLILDGEIVLTGRYPKRHELARWFGIRLNIEKAEIVKSCCGNDKTCC
- a CDS encoding metalloregulator ArsR/SmtB family transcription factor — encoded protein: MEPLQLFKILGDQTRLDIVLLLKASGELCVCDIYTALNLSQPKTSRHLAMLRESGLLLDSKQGKWVHYRLSPALLPWVKSIIDVTYVTEKNRVADLLKSLETKESASSCSA